A part of Chanodichthys erythropterus isolate Z2021 chromosome 4, ASM2448905v1, whole genome shotgun sequence genomic DNA contains:
- the tatdn3 gene encoding putative deoxyribonuclease tatdn3, which yields MARELIDCHCHLSANEFTQDIDDVLLRAKKAGVKALVAVTEGASEFEKVIHLSKIYPGFVFPCFGIHPLQESGSDLHSVKVQDLEPILPLFQRHRDNIVAVGEIGLDFTPWFANTNQDRDEQIKVFIKQLEISKELDLPVNVHSRSAAKVTIATMKELGIRQALLHNFAGKPSVAMEGVQAGFYFSFPPAVSKNEQRAKLIRQIPLEHICLETDSPALGVDKHVRNEPGNIIISCEYIAKVKGISSDVVMEVTTQNALRLFSKLKT from the exons ATGGCTAGAGAGTTAATTGACTGTCACTGTCACCTGTCAGCAAATGAGTTTACACAG GACATAGACGATGTACTTCTGAGAGCTAAAAAG GCTGGAGTGAAAGCTCTTGTGGCGGTTACAGAGGGAGCCAGTGAGTTTGAGAAAGTTATTCACTTGTCAAAAAT CTATCCTGGTTTTGTGTTCCCTTGTTTTGGCATTCATCCCCTTCAAGAGTCAGGGAGTGACTTGCACAGTGTCAAGGTTCAG GACCTGGAGCCAATCCTTCCTTTGTTCCAGAGGCATAGAGATAATATTGTTGCGGTTGGAGAG ATTGGTCTTGACTTTACCCCCTGGTTTGCAAATACTAATCAAGATCGTGATGAACAGATAAAAGTCTTTATAAAACAACTTGAAATATCTAAAGAACTGGATTTACCAGT GAATGTACATTCCCGCTCAGCAGCCAAGGTTACTATAGCCACAATGAAAGAACTGG GGATTAGACAAGCATTATTGCATAATTTTGCTGGGAAGCCATCGGTTGCTATGGAAGGGGTTCAGGCTGGATTCTACTTCTCCTTTCCTCCTGCCGTCAGCAAAAACGAGCAG AGAGCAAAGTTAATCAGACAGATTCCACTGGAACACATTTGCCTTGAGACAGACTCTCCAGCCTTGGGGGTTGACAAACAT GTTAGAAATGAACCCGGAAACATAATAATCAGCTGTGAATACATTGCAAAAGTTAAGGGAATATCTTCAGATGTAGTTATGGAAGTCACAACACAAAATGCCCTTCGATTGTTTTCTAAGTTAAAAACCTAG
- the LOC137019118 gene encoding spermatogenesis-associated protein 45-like: MSKSKQDQLYEFNMQRETWCRVETTSRFWNLPERKHFRCHLRNSCDFSGLQTARPEQRCSWMGSSNNTTHPERRHFEDGYKAHLV, translated from the exons ATGTCAAAATCAAAGCAAGACCAACTGTATGAGTTTAATATGCAGAGAGAGACGTGGTGTCGCGTAGAGACAACCAGCAGGTTCTGGAATTTACCTGAAAGGAAACACTTCCGTTGTCACCTCAGAAACAGCTGTGACTTCAGCGGGCTGCAGACTGCGCGTCCCGAGCAGCGGTGCTCCTGGATGGGCAGCAGCAACAACACTACACATCCCGAGCGGAGACACTTTGAAGACGGCT ATAAAGCTCACCTGGTGTGA